The Sphingobium sp. JS3065 genomic sequence CCGGGTCAACGACGTGCCCGGCTCCGGCGAGGCGGATCGCCGCTGGCATATCGAAAGCATCGGTCCCTATGAACCGCCGGCGGACGAAGCGGCGGAGACGGGCAACGCCATCTCAGCCACCGACGGGCTTCTTAAGAAATAGTCGCCTTGACGATCTTGCCGGGGGTCTTGGGCGGCTCGCCCTTGGGCAGGGCGTCGACATGCTCCATGCCGGACGTGACTTCGCCCCAGACGGTGTACTGGCCGTCCAGGAAGGTGGCGTCGTCGAAGCAGATGAAGAACTGGCTGTTCGCGCTGTTGGGGTTCATCGCGCGGGCCATGGAGCAGACGCCCCGGACATGCGGTTCGCGGCTGAATTCGGCCTTCAGGTCGGGCAGCTTCGATCCGCCCATGCCGGTGCCGGTCGGGTCGCCGCCCTGGGCCATGAAGCCGGGGATGACGCGGTGGAACACGACGCCGTCATAGAAGCCGTCCTTGGCCAGTGCGGTGATCCGCTCGACATGGCCGGGGGCCAGGTCCGCGCGCAGCTTGATGACGACGTCGCCGCCGCTGTCGAGGGTAAGGGTCAGGGTGTCGTCGGCCATGAAAAATCCTCTCTTGGGGGAAAATGGGAATGATCGACCATATAAAGCGTTAAGGCCGGGATGGAAGCGCCTTGGGGCATTGCAATTATGACGGGCATCGGCAAAAGCGGGCAGATGTTACAGGAACCGGACAGTAGGGGACGCGATGAGCGAACGAGCCGATACGGCCGAACCCCGGCCGGACGAACTGGGCGATATCGCCGCTGAACAGGCCGAATCCCGCCATGACGAGGATGACCGGCTGAAGGGCGAATTCGTCTCCGCCGTGCTGGACGCGGTGGAGGCGGACGACCGCGACCGGGCGCGCGAACTGGTCTCGCCGCTGCACCCCGCCGACATTGCCGATCTTCTGGAACTCACCCCGTCCGAACGGCGCGGCGAGGTGGCGGCCGCGCTGGGCGACCTGGTCGGCGCGGAGGTTCTGTCCGAACTCAACGACTATGTCCGCGACGACCTGCTCGACGCGCTGCTGCCCGAACAGGTGGCCGAATTCGCCGCCGAACTCGACACCGACGACGCCGTCGCCATCATCGAGGATATGGAGGAGGCCGACCAGCAGGCCGTCCTCGACGCGATGGAGCCGGAAGACCGCGCCGCCATCCAAAGCGCGCTCTCCTACCCGGAGGAATCCGCCGGCCGCCTGATGCAGCGCGATCTGGTCGCGGTGCCGGAACATATGACGGTCGGGCAGGTGATCGACTATCTGCGCGACATGTCCGACCTGACGACGGATTTCTGGGAAATCTTCGTCGTCGACGAAGCGCACAAGCCGATCGGCACCTGCCAGCTAAGCTGGGTGCTGACCTGCCCGCGCAGCGTCGCCATGGCGGACCTGATGAAGCGCGAACAGACGCTGATCCCGGTCGACATGGATCAGGAAGAGGTCGCATTGCGCTTCCAGAAATATGCGCTGATCTCCGCCGCCGTGGTGGACGCCAGCGGACGGCTGGTCGGCATGATCACGGTCGACGACATCGTCCACATCATCTCCGAGGAAGCGGGCGAGGACATACTCCGCCTGTCCGGCGCGGGCGAGGGCGACATCAACCAGCCGATCCTGGAAACGGTGCGCACGCGCCTCCAGTGGCTGGTGGTCAATCTGGGCACGGCGATCCTGGCGGCGTCGGTGGTCGGGCTGTTCCAGGCGACCATCTCCAAATATGTGGTGCTTGCCGTCCTGATGCCGATCGTGTCGGGCATGGGCGGCAATGCGGGGACGCAGACCATGGCGGTCGCCGTGCGCGCCCTTGCCACCAACCAGCTCACCAGTTCCAACACCATCCGCCAGATCGTCCGCGAATTCCGCATCGCCAGCGCCAACGGTACGGCGCTGGGCATATTGATTGGCGTCGCTGTCGGGCTGATCTACGGCAATCACGACCTTGGCATCGTCATCGCGCTCGCCATGCTGATCAACAATCTGGTGGCGGGGCTGGCGGGCATATTGGTGCCGGTGACGCTGGACCGGATGAATGTCGATCCGGCCGTGTCCTCCGCCGTGTTCGTGACGACGATGACGGACGTGATGGGTTTCTTCTCCTTCCTGGGCCTGGCCACGGTCTGGGGCCTGTAGCGGGTCTTGACCTCCGCCGGTCACGGCCCATCTTCAAACCATGCCGCTCCACCTCACCAAGATCGCTTTCCGAAGCGAAAGCCCCGCCACGCTCCGCGCCTGGCTGGAAAGCCATGCGGAGGAGGCGCGCCTCACCACCCGCTATCTGCCCAAGCGGCTGGAGGAACTGGCGGGCGGTTCGCTCTTCTGGATTCACGGCCATCAACTGGTCGGACGCAGCCCGATATGGGGCTTTGAGGAAACGGGGCAGGGCCG encodes the following:
- a CDS encoding peptidylprolyl isomerase, which codes for MADDTLTLTLDSGGDVVIKLRADLAPGHVERITALAKDGFYDGVVFHRVIPGFMAQGGDPTGTGMGGSKLPDLKAEFSREPHVRGVCSMARAMNPNSANSQFFICFDDATFLDGQYTVWGEVTSGMEHVDALPKGEPPKTPGKIVKATIS
- the mgtE gene encoding magnesium transporter; this encodes MSERADTAEPRPDELGDIAAEQAESRHDEDDRLKGEFVSAVLDAVEADDRDRARELVSPLHPADIADLLELTPSERRGEVAAALGDLVGAEVLSELNDYVRDDLLDALLPEQVAEFAAELDTDDAVAIIEDMEEADQQAVLDAMEPEDRAAIQSALSYPEESAGRLMQRDLVAVPEHMTVGQVIDYLRDMSDLTTDFWEIFVVDEAHKPIGTCQLSWVLTCPRSVAMADLMKREQTLIPVDMDQEEVALRFQKYALISAAVVDASGRLVGMITVDDIVHIISEEAGEDILRLSGAGEGDINQPILETVRTRLQWLVVNLGTAILAASVVGLFQATISKYVVLAVLMPIVSGMGGNAGTQTMAVAVRALATNQLTSSNTIRQIVREFRIASANGTALGILIGVAVGLIYGNHDLGIVIALAMLINNLVAGLAGILVPVTLDRMNVDPAVSSAVFVTTMTDVMGFFSFLGLATVWGL
- a CDS encoding DUF1489 family protein: MPLHLTKIAFRSESPATLRAWLESHAEEARLTTRYLPKRLEELAGGSLFWIHGHQLVGRSPIWGFEETGQGRYWIRLEPRLIPVRALPKRAHQGWRYLEDKDAPPDLDSGEANDLDAMSPELLGKLSRLGLL